Proteins encoded in a region of the Misgurnus anguillicaudatus chromosome 9, ASM2758022v2, whole genome shotgun sequence genome:
- the cdk5rap2 gene encoding CDK5 regulatory subunit-associated protein 2 isoform X10, whose protein sequence is MDSVVGEDQTLPFDINMSISRLPESLNGSNFSMDNITVPLFPEQRMSPAKALTMKDYENQITALKKENFNLKLRIYFLEERVQQKCDDSTEDIYKTNIELKVEVESMKRDLAEKQELLVSASKALESLANRGVDDGREQMQRKMDSLREAFNARIQELEESLHAAQEELENMAIIAEQEKVKNIGLEKELQAANQSGPSGNSDSAPERVKELQKVLQQKESVIQQLQVSLKDQDTLIGELRGNDSDKPIAEQMAQLNTLIGQKDKQLQALTEDLERERENAERDKQLCVERQSELSTLEQKTRQLTEELKTAMSNSQRLKHTLEEIEKDNKALSDELQEKEGELAAEKKNSMKRDKTIQGLSLVLKEKEKEIEDLSRDLEERDQALAKAREAFHKAKLQKYQGAEDQQSLLLEQQAELSRLQTEARSSSLEVQRLQRVLGNRDSELSLLQQARGELEQELEQLQQQKKKGDKTINDLQNQLKKLNSALADRENALEQQRLEQQEQNRALEQKLHNTKERLTASLNHKDQQLQDYMKMVKDLEKNRNQEGGDAMVAKLRARLKEKEKALEEALDEKFAAVEEKENEIHHLKLSLREKERDVERLNNLLLHNEETINSFDAFIKERDLELQQLLNSLKNLQRCKDETEENLQRALREKDSIIQHLQQALDNKTKDLEELANTVLSQSESQGRDLAEQMSQRLKVSEVMMSEAVKDRERLVSENQTAVQNLLATISSKDQLLKETAERHTQALNDRAGELQDLRKQLADMQQQLRSAQRLSATATQEGHLEHAELRTMLSEKDAFINKLLERGQEKDRIILEMKSGEAPPPQVLELRQTIQVLQEKLSEREAELTRRNSEETLDQTAVSKKSAVVLKKELAQKTEALNAALKRENQLKISLAELQSTVSELEARLEGQTANIDSLTSTLNTKEEIIIELHQRFAQRGDSRLTLIREQATHPGVNEPSLSSLPQRESTLIGGDSQRKDLSSLSDLLAEQVELNRALRAEQNLYSSLIRAVKQHDNVERLQALQLELTAVSLLRQQLESGVQMNEKLRDELQTEIQRAKQTEGSNPSELASMRDALEEAQRWNASLQARLGQIQNRGGGVGQANDSMDTLSLIGEQTSYMSICLGEGPDDEFQHLSVEQLRLKILELQAVNAELQKKMELMEKGIVGNDPRDSQTEPDLINLSTPIKQTQEDQPPAPKAEPLNMKETLDEEHRSSESWGETNQTSQRDRVAVQPASKFLRDEPEKAELQSLLTDCGAESVSQLREQVAKLRTEATQLRGLLKEEHAAESKESAESSGESDSHGDLRQTVKMLRSEARSYRKVIRLLKEQLQQKSGSADGGAQFNPEINISVASGMERLQTEHEDSQRHPSSLEKQQQQGKESKQGEKKDAQEKGRKEGKSTKVSRSPKQHMARHAAYVKSRLPVPVRSSKSSGQSSEDLSEVLSDFVHPWRRGLRAAEESDYSSDSKTSLKSAQHEHLELDHAKDPSSATGMKPKVDVGQNTDQNLESELMLQLELLNQECQEKEELISHLQQQVQEWEELRVQLQEKDRLNREYLEALQAAETTIAYLTACSLDSECGLGQTGDVSLQQRCAELQKAVEEKDRVNTQLLECLTTAESTIESLHGVDTTSCQASRAPGQADPQVVCERLKDLIRRVKSSQQKEVGIQEPSGVPHGPGLGPNSVLQQQVDSLQESLLQQCRMNEELQEKLRTSEAVAKQLSETNNSALTSLEESDTQGPQNGKVPSWQHQRLMDCLSECISAAEGAVQSLADVCSSQNKSPNPELKQWLERLQRALLEKESLEDLASTKKHQQKTSTPIQQAQQDQDSLKPLQQQNLLKPVSSQQNLHKNLLMLLKIYTEGSQNINKLDEGVKCETGGGDAPENYLLERDAQIESLQKALKERQRACRKLEEKLATAQSVIAVQSSNKDKQSDQRKDVDGVLRLVPVLSPVAQDRFSPDTTTSSPSYPSSPGLSSPRPCNSSADLCDPNTDPALLRQHLQQLRAQVEGQHRIIQNLQQQLRKKSSSSELLSVTSEPIGGEEEEDRKRMKAQISQLSAELEKEKSLNRTSQPGSPSRIESLVQSQARELSELREQIRLSRGLGVEQRKQMLELRGALEELLQPSETRSAPGTQLREQLDRSLSLLTKLEQVSTGGPSMENQERAESEVTLRLSAELQEKERLVQALQNQLQNQVPTMHQFSDSEMSDRMSNDGTNSIHGSPPALRRQTTRTDKGLVHRGVSIEVGVSEGGEGSVRTVQLENRRLHEQLRSSDELNATLRSELDLTRSILKQTTDKSQEQQKTTDSKGISSDLLAEHLLEIRALRQRLEETIRTNERLREQLERKLLEAEKDSAATNIFIAGSEDQGHINSELHFLLAQNQTLKEQLNQGARDKQKENDRLRETLARRTAKLELSRKECETLKQERSQLQDNLYRLQCENNHQRQQLCDTQQLLQSVRLELQVHEHVKSSTQTHTGDASGSDCGSAVNLNELLAEIRQLRVQLERSIQTNTTLRQRLEQQLLNTSDQKSTININYLLTKKEVAVKSDVLHSHTDLSSPTNDGGSSMESAPSRLVPGHRIWADRRGRHVLGLMEDYNALRKQMSEAQRLTRDLDAQIHDCSRVLDQFQMKGFSSSVSTMQHVLEEASRLLKLFWRVSLPSGDATQTQQDELLKSEISHLKSRLSQQERMLIGAVKRLRSSNQLKEGMERVIIDQLSLTHGVLKRARGNLEDVPLNGQ, encoded by the exons ATGGATTCTGTGGTCGGAGAGGATCAAACCTTGCCGTTTGACATCAATATGAG TATTTCCAGACTGCCAGAGTCTCTGAACGGCAGCAACTTCAGCATGGACAACATTACAG TTCCTCTATTTCCAGAGCAGAGGATGTCTCCTGCCAAAGCTTTGACCATGAAAGACTATGAGAAT CAAATCACCGCTCTGAAGAAAGAAAACTTTAACCTGAAGCTCAGGATTTATTTTCTGGAGGAACGTGTACAGCAGAAGTGTGATGATTCAACAGAGGACATTTATAAAACG aaCATTGAGCTAAAAGTAGAAGTGGAATCAATGAAACGAGATCTAGCAGAGAAACAGGAACTGCTTGTGTCTGCATC AAAAGCGCTGGAGAGTTTAGCCAATCGAGGTGTTGATGATGGCAGAGAGCAGATGCAGAGAAAAATGGACTCGCTCAGAGAAGCGTTTAACGCTCGGATTCAAGAACTGGAGGAg TCTCTGCACGCGGCTCAGGAAGAACTGGAAAACATGGCCATCATTGCAGAACAGGAGAAGGTGAAGAATATTGGGTTGGAGAAAGAGCTACAAGCTGCCAACCAATCAGGACCCTCTGGAAATTCAGACTCCGCCCCTGAGCGGGTTAAAGAGCTTCAAAAGGTTCTTCAGCAGAAGGAAAG TGTTATTCAGCAGCTGCAGGTGTCACTTAAAGATCAGGACACCTTGATTGGAGAGCTTCGGGGGAATGACTCGGATAAACCAATAGCAGAGCAGATGGCCCAGTTGAACACACTTATTGGACAAAAAGACAAACAATTACAA GCTCTTACAGAAGACCTAGAACGTGAGAGAGAAAATGCAGAAAGAGACAAACAG TTGTGTGTAGAAAGACAGTCTGAATTGAGCACATTGGAGCAGAAGACCCGACAACTGACTGAAGAACTCAAAACTGCCATGAGCAACAGCCAACGACTTAAACACACACTAGAGGAAATAGAGAAAGACAACAAG GCTCTTTCTGATGAGCTGCAGGAGAAGGAGGGCGAGCTGGCAGCGGAGAAGAAGAACTCTATGAAGCGAGACAAAACCATCCAGGGACTCAGTCTGGTTCTCAAAGAGAAGGAGAAAGAG ATTGAAGATTTATCTCGTGATCTTGAGGAGAGGGATCAGGCTCTGGCTAAGGCGAGAGAGGCTTTTCATAAAGCCAAACTGCAAAAATATCAG GGAGCTGAAGATCAGCAGTCTTTGCTCTTGGAGCAGCAGGCTGAATTGTCCAGACTTCAGACTGAGGCTCGTTCATCATCGCTGGAGGTTCAGAGGCTGCAGCGTGTGCTGGGTAACAGAGATTCAGAGCTCTCTCTCCTCCAGCAGGCCAGAGGAGAACTGGAACAGGAACTAGAACaactacaacagcagaagaagAAAGGAGACAAAACGATTAAT GATCTGCAGAACcagttaaaaaaactaaacagtGCTCTGGCGGACAGAGAGAACGCTCTTGAACAACAGCGTCTAGAACAGCAGGAACAGAATCGAGCTTTAGAGCAAAAACTACACAACACTAAAGAACGTCTCACAGCCAGTCTGAATCATAAAGACCAGCAGCTGCAG GACTACATGAAGATGGTGAAAGATCTGGAGAAGAACAGAAATCAAGAGGGGGGTGATGCCATGGTGGCCAAACTCAGAGCCAGACTGAAGGAGAAAGAGAAGGCTCTGGAG GAAGCACTAGATGAAAAGTTTGCAGCTGTGGAGGAGAAAGAAAATGAGATTCATCACTTAAAGCTGAgcctgagagagaaagagagagatgtgGAACGTCTCAACAACCTGCTCTTACACAATGAGGAGACCATTAAT AGCTTTGATGCTTTCATAAAGGAGCGAGACCTTGAGCTGCAGCAGCTGTTGAACTCACTAAAAAATCTTCAGAGGTGTAAAGATGAGACCGAGGAGAACCTTCAGAGAGCTTTGAGAGAGAAAGACTCCATTATACAACACTTACAGCAAGCACTGGACAACAAGACTAAAGACCTGGAGGAGC TGGCCAATACAGTCCTGAGCCAGTCGGAGTCTCAGGGGCGAGACCTGGCAGAGCAGATGAGTCAGAGGTTAAAGGTCTCAGAGGTGATGATGTCTGAAGCAGTAAAGGACAGAGAGAGGCTGGTGTCTGAGAATCAGACCGCTGTTCAAAACCTACTGGCCACCATCAGCAGCAAAGATCAGCTACTTAAG GAGACTGCAGAGCGTCACACACAGGCTCTGAACGATCGTGCAGGTGAATTACAGGATCTGCGCAAACAGCTAGCCGACATGCAGCAGCAGCTGAGAAGCGCACAGAGATTGAGTGCTACGGCAACACAGGAGGGTCACCTGGAGCACGCTGAACTCCGTACCATGTTGTCAGAGAAAGACGCCTTCATCAAC AAGCTGTTAGAACGTGGACAGGAGAAAGATCGTATTATTTTGGAAATGAAGAGTGGTGAAGCTCCGCCCCCTCAGGTACTGGAGCTCAGACAGACCATTCAAGTGCTACAGGAGAAACTAAGTGAGAGAGAAGCTGA ACTGACCAGGCGAAACAGTGAGGAAACGCTGGATCAAACTGCAGTGAGTAAAAAATCAGCTGTAGTTTTGAAGAAAGAGCTCGCACAGAAAACCGAAGCTCTCAACGCAGCACTGAAGAGGGAGAACCAACTCAAG ATTTCTCTAGCAGAGCTTCAGTCCACGGTCTCAGAACTGGAGGCGAGATTAGAGGGACAGACAGCCAATATCGACAGTCTTACGTCCACACTCAACACTAAAGAGGAGATCATTATT GAACTGCACCAGCGTTTCGCTCAGAGAGGAGACAGCCGGCTGACTTTGATCCGGGAACAAGCTACCCATCCTGGTGTGAACGAACCCAGTCTCTCTTCTCTTCCTCAGAGAGAAAGTACTCTCATTGGAGGTGATAGCCAGCGCAAG GATCTATCATCTCTGTCCGATTTGCTGGCTGAGCAGGTGGAGTTAAACCGTGCACTGAGAGCCGAGCAGAATCTCTATTCCAGCCTGATCAGAGCTGTCAAACAGCATGACAA TGTCGAGAGGCTACAAGCGCTGCAGTTAGAGCTCACAGCCGTGTCGCTCCTCAGACAACAGCTGGAAAGTGGCGTTCAGATGAATGAGAAGCTGAGAGATGAGCTTCAGACAGAGATACAAAGAGCCAAGCAGACAGAAG GTTCGAACCCTTCTGAGTTAGCGAGCATGCGTGATGCTCTCGAGGAAGCTCAGCGCTGGAACGCCTCACTGCAGGCCCGACTGGGACAGATTCAGAACCGAGGAGGAGGGGTCGGGCAGGCCAACGATTCCA TGGACACACTGAGTTTGATTGGCGAGCAGACATCCTATATGAGTATATGTTTGGGCGAGGGGCCAGACGATGAGTTTCAGCACCTGAGTGTAGAACAACTGCGACTAAAG ATCTTGGAGCTGCAGGCAGTGAATGCTGAACTACAAAAGAAGATGGAGCTGATGGAGAAGGGCATTGTGGGTAATGATCCAAGAGACTCTCAGACAGAACCAGACCTTATCAATCTTTCAACTCCTATCAAG CAAACACAGGAAGACCAGCCACCTGCCCCTAAAGCTGAACCCCTAAACATGAAG GAGACATTGGATGAGGAACATCGTTCTTCGGAGTCTTGGGGTGAAACTAATCAGACATCACAGAGAGATCGAGTTGCCGTACAACCTGCATCCAAATTTCTCAGAGATGAACCCGAAAAAGCAGAACTCCAATCACTCCTCACGGATTGTGGGGCGGAGTCTGTCTCTCAACTAAG GGAGCAAGTGGCCAAACTCCGCACCGAAGCAACTCAACTTCGTGGACTTTTAAAGGAAGAACATGCCGCAGAGTCCAAAGAAAGCGCAGAGAGTTCTGGAGAAAGCGACAGCCACGGAGACCTACGGCAAACCGTCAAGATGCTTCGCTCGGAAGCCAGAAGTTACCGAAAGGTCATCCGACTGCTCAAAGAGCAGCTCCAGCAGAAATCAGGCTCTGCTGATGGAGGCGCTCAATTTAATCCAGAGATAAACATCAGTGTTGCCAGTGGTATGGAAAGACTGCAGACAGAACATGAAGATTCCCAGAGACACCCTAGCTCCctggaaaaacaacaacaacaagggAAAGAGAGCAAACAGGGTGAAAAGAAAGATGCGCAGGAGAAAGGAAGAAAAGAGGGTAAATCCACAAAAGTCAGCAGGAGCCCAAAACAGCACATGGCCAGACATGCA GCATATGTGAAATCTCGGCTACCGGTTCCTGTGAGGTCCAGTAAAAGCTCTGGACAGAGTTCTGAGGATCTAAGTGAGGTGTTATCGGACTTTGTTCACCCCTGGCGTCGAGGCCTAAGGGCAGCTGAAGAGTCAGACTACAGCTCAGACAGCAAGACATCCTTAAAGTCAGCTCAGCACGAACACTTGGAATTAGATCATGCTAAGGACCCAAGTTCAGCCACAGGAATGAAACCAAAGGTTGATGTTGGACAAAACACAGACCAGAATCTGGAATCTGAGCTCATGTTGCAGTTAGAATTGCTAAATCAGGAATGTCAGGAGAAGGAGGAGCTAATCTCCCACCTGCAGCAACAAGTCCAGGAATGGGAGGAGCTTCGGGTACAGCTACAAGAGAAAGACAGGCTCAACCGAGAATACCTGGAGGCCTTGCAAGCTGCAGAGACCACCATTGCGTACCTCACTGCATGTAGCTTGGACTCTGAGTGTGGTCTGGGTCAGACGGGAGATGTGTCATTGCAACAAAGGTGTGCAGAGCTTCAAAAGGCTGTTGAGGAGAAAGACAGAGTCAACACTCAACTGTTGGAGTGCTTGACTACAGCAGAGTCCACGATTGAATCACTACACGGTGTGGACACAACGAGTTGCCAGGCAAGCCGAGCACCTGGACAGGCAGATCCCCAGGTTGTTTGTGAGAGATTAAAAGACCTAATTAGACGGGTAAAAAGTTCTCAGCAGAAAGAGGTCGGTATCCAAGAACCGTCAGGTGTCCCCCATGGCCCAGGTCTAGGCCCTAACTCAGTTCTGCAGCAGCAGGTGGACTCACTGCAAGAGTCACTGTTGCAGCAGTGCAGGATGAATGAGGAGCTACAGGAGAAGCTCAGGACTTCAGAAGCAGTTGCAAAACAGTTGAGTGAAACAAACAACAGTGCCCTCACAAGTCTGGAGGAGAGTGACACTCAGGGGCCACAAAATGGAAAGGTCCCATCATGGCAACATCAACGGTTGATGGACTGTCTGTCTGAATGCATAAGTGCTGCTGAAGGTGCTGTCCAGTCTCTCGCAGATGTCTGCTCAAGCCAAAACAAGTCACCTAATCCAGAGTTAAAGCAATGGCTGGAAAGGCTACAGCGTGCTCTGCTGGAGAAAGAGTCTTTGGAGGATCTGGCTAGCACCAAGAAACACCAACAAAAGACCAGCACACCCATTCAGCAGGCACAACAGGACCAGGACAGCTTAAAACCATTACAGCAACAGAATTTACTGAAGCCTGTATCCTCACAACAGAATCTTCACAAGAACCTCTTGATGCTTCTTAAAATTTATACAGAAGGTTCTCAGAACATAAACAAACTAGACGAGGGGGTTAAATGTGAAACCGGAGGTGGAGATGCACCTGAAAATTACTTGTTGGAGAGAGACGCCCAGATCGAAAGTTTGCAGAAGGCCCTGAAGGAAAGACAAAGGGCATGCCGAAAGTTGGAGGAGAAACTGGCAACAGCTCAGTCCGTCATCGCTGTGCAAAGCTCAAACAAGGATAAACAATCCGATCAGCGCAAAG ATGTGGACGGTGTTCTTCGATTGGTTCCCGTCCTGTCTCCTGTCGCTCAGGACAGATTTTCTCCTGACACTACAACATCCAGTCCATCATACCCGAGCTCTCCGGGCCTGAGCTCCCCTAGACCCTGCAACTCTAGTGCTGACCTCTGCGACCCTAACACAGATCCTGCCCTGCTCCGCCAGCACCTCCAACAGCTCCGAGCACAAGTCGAAGGTCAACACAGAATCATCCAGAACCTCCAGCAGCAGCTGCGGAAGAAGTCTTCGTCGTCTGAGCTCCTGAGCGTGACCTCTGAACCAATAGGAGGTGAGGAAGAAGAGGATAGAAAGCGGATGAAGGCTCAAATCTCACAACTAAGTGCTGAGCTGGAGAAAGAGAAAAGCCTGAACAGAACTAGCCAACCAGGATCTCCATCTAG GATCGAGTCTCTGGTCCAGTCTCAGGCCCGTGAGTTGAGTGAGCTGAGGGAACAGATCCGTTTGTCTCGTGGTTTGGGTGTTGAACAGCGTAAACAGATGCTGGAGCTCAGAGGAGCCCTTGAGGAATTACTTCAGCCCAGCGAGACTCGCTCTGCTCCGGGCACTCAACTCCGAGAGCAGCTGGACCGCAGCCTGAGCCTACTGACGAAACTAGAACAGG TTTCTACAGGAGGTCCTTCTATGGAAAATCAGGAACGGGCAGAGTCAGAGGTGACACTAAG ACTATCTGCTGAACTTCAGGAGAAAGAGAGACTTGTTCAGGCTTTGCAGAACCAACTGCAAAACCAAGTTCCCACAATGCACCAGTTCTCAGACTCTGAGATGAGTGACAGGATGTCCAATGATGGCACCAACTCTATCCACGGCAGCCCCCCTGCTCTTCGTAGACAAACAACTCGCACAGATA AGGGACTGGTACACAGAGGCGTGTCTATAGAAGTGGGCGTGTCTGAAGGTGGCGAGGGGAGCGTCCGCACGGTGCAGCTGGAAAACAGGCGTCTGCACGAGCAGCTAAGGAGCAGCGACGAACTGAATGCCACTCTCCGCAGTGAACTGGACCTCACACGCTCCATCCTAAAACAGACAACAGACAAATCACAGGAGCAACAGAAAACAACAGACAGCAAGGGCATCAGTTCAG ATCTGTTGGCAGAACATCTGCTGGAGATCCGAGCACTGCGTCAGCGTCTTGAAGAGACGATCAGAACCAATGAGAGACTACGAGAACAGTTAGAGAGAAAATTACTGGAGGCTGAGAAAGATTCAG CAGCCACCAACATCTTCATCGCCGGTTCTGAGGATCAAGGTCACATCAACAGTGAGCTTCACTTCCTGTTGGCCCAAAACCAAACACTCAAAGAACAGCTCAACCAGGGTGCAAGAG ataaaCAGAAGGAGAACGATCGTCTCCGAGAGACTCTGGCCAGACGAACAGCTAAACTGGAGCTCAGCAGAAAAGAATGCGAAACACTCAAACAAGAGCGAAGTCAACTACAAGACAACCTGTACAG atTGCAGTGTGAGAACAATCATCAGAGACAACAGCTGTGTGACACTCAGCAACTTCTGCAATCTGTGCGTCTGGAGCTACAAGTGCATGAACACGTGAAGAGTTCAACACAGACTCACACAG GAGATGCTTCTGGATCTGATTGTGGATCTGCAGTGAATCTGAACGAGCTCTTGGCTGAGATCAGACAGCTGCGTGTGCAGTTAGAGAGAAGCATCCAGACCAACACAACACTGAGACAGAGATTAGAACAACAACTACTGAACACATCCGACCAGAAATCAACCATTAACATTAACTACCTGCTGACAAAGAagg aagtaGCTGTTAAATCAGACGTTCTTCATTCACATACAGACCTCTCCAGTCCTACAAACG ACGGCGGCAGTTCAATGGAAAGTGCGCCATCTCGGCTGGTACCGGGTCATCGGATCTGGGCGGATCGACGTGGCCGCCATGTTCTTGGTCTGATGGAAGATTATAACGCCCTGCGCAAACAGATGAGTGAAGCCCAGAGACTGACCAGAGATCTGGACGCACAAATACACGACTGCAGCAGG GTTCTAGATCAGTTCCAGATGAAGGGGTTCTCCAGCAGTGTCAGCACTATGCAGCATGTTCTAGAAGAAGCGTCAAGACTTCTTAAACTGTTCTGGAGAGTCTCATTGCCCTCAGGAGACGCCACACAAACTCAACAG GATGAGCTGTTGAAGAGCGAGATCTCTCATCTGAAGAGTCGTTTGTCTCAGCAGGAGCGAATGCTCATTGGAGCTGTTAAACGCCTCAGATCCTCCAATCAGCTGAAGGAAGGCATGGAGCGTGTCATCATAGACCAGC TATCTCTGACTCACGGTGTGCTGAAGAGAGCCAGAGGAAACCTGGAG